The following nucleotide sequence is from Aspergillus nidulans FGSC A4 chromosome I.
AATTCTGCGCCCCTAGAGATAATCATCGTTCAGTACTAACAGCTATATAGGCTGATGCCCGCGACACTAAAAATTTCGATGCCGAGTTTACATCCGAGGCTCCAAAGGATTCATATGTGGATGGGCCCATGTTATCTTCgactcaacaacagcaattCGAGGGGTGGTCTTACAACCGTCCCGTTGCTGGTCTCGGCGATGCAGGCGGCAGTGTCAAGGATCCATCATTCGCCAGTATCCCTGAGGATTCTCGATTCTAAACATCCGCGACGGTCTGGCTAAGCCAACCGCACACGACAGGCTTCGAGATATAGGGACCTTTCTGATCTACCCTTGCATTTCCCTGTTGCCTATGCATATCCTGCCACCTTTGTCGTCGTTTTATTTTCCAAGCCCCGGTCTTACTTATTTCCGGATACCTGTTCTGATTGGATTAGTATGTGGCAGTGATTTCAGTTTGAGCGAGTTGTGTCTTTCATCAATTTGTTTATCCTTGCATCGAAATACATCCAGGCAGGACCCTACGCGTTCATTTCTCGCATGTCTTCTGCACATCTGTCTACCTTGGGGCTTTGCGCAGTTTCCGGGTTCGGTCTGTAACTTAAGGCGCGTGTCCGTTTGCATGTCTATGTTCACTGCTCAAAGACTTGTCGCCTCGGCTGCCAACCGAACTTCATAAactttctttttcccccGATCTGCTGGTCTGATCTATTCAACCTGGCTTCTTAACTGAACCACACATTCGCTTTGAGCAAACAATTCATTCGGGCTGTTTCTCAAACGGAGCtgattcatcatcatcttcaaatAGTCCCATGTCGTCTAGAGAATCACTTCGATTTCGCTCCTGTTCTATGGTTGCCGTGGTTCTTGTTCCTTCTTTTTCGTTGTTACgttatttcctttttcattCCCCCGGTGGGTTTCTTGCGCACTAGGAGGGCCCAAGCAAGTTACGGATCTGCGGAAGTATGGGTGTTTATTGAAATGGCCGGTTCATAGATCAACAACGAATTGTTCATATTATCGTCTAAGATTTTCCAACTCGGGTGTCTCGCTTAACGAAGCGATGTGCTCAACCATAGCAAACTGAATAGATCGTATTGACCAGACTCGTCACTTGCGTGGTCGGATGTGATACAACATCACTGAGCTATCACTCCACAAAGACCATAGTACTGGCCGTGTCCCGAGTGTTGAGTGAATATTCCATAGTCATTAGCTGCTAAACTTGCCTAAGCCATAGGCCGAGCGTCGATCAAGATATATCTATTATGCGCCTCACATTTCTGGGCGTCTCAACAGCGGAGCTTGGAACGACCCTGAGAATGAAATGACTAGTATGTCGCATTCCGTTTCAGCGGCCAAACGTCTAACAGTCTAGCATCTCTGCAACTTTAAAAATACTTTGTCCTTGGGCCCTAAATGATGCGCTCGCATTAAGAACTACGCTGGATATGCGCATTTCTGCGAGAGATGATAGTCGCAATTACAAGGCTGGGCCGATACTCAAGTGCAGGCTCATTGGGAGAGAGAATGATGCGTATGCGCTGGGATCAATTGCAAGCTCTCACATCGTGATTAGTTGCCCCAATTTTCAATTACGGGGGACAGTCTTAGTCGGTGCAGCAGTTTCCAAAATGGTCTCTACGATACACAAATCAAGTTTGGCATGATGTATGGGATCACGATGGTTACTGAGCGAGAGCCGTAATATCTGTTTCAGCATTGGGGATGTAGTAGCAGGCCGATGAGGTTATACAGTGGTGTTGTGCAGTATGATCTTGGTAAGATATTGCAAGTAGAAAATGGTTCGAGTCCTCATATTCCTTGGACTTTTGCAACATATCAATAGAAAGAGATATCTTGCCCAgtagctgctgctgatctgTTGACTATATTCTGCGGCACATTATTTCGTCTATGCTCAACCCCGAAACTCGTGGTGAGGGAAAGATGCATCAAAACACGACTGTGCCAAAGCAAGAATATTTTGGAGATCATATGCAATGAGTCGTGAGTATTATAGATGAACCGACACGTTGCAAGAAGCATTTCAAAAATCTAATTCGAGACAAATATAATATTTGGGGAAGGGAAGCTAAGACAACCAGATATCCGATACAGAAAACAAGCGCTCCCCGAAGCGAGTTTTAGCTGAGTATTAACATTTAAAATGCCACATTGTAAAACCCTCCTCTCCATGAAGCTCTTCGCAAGTCCGCCTAGGCAGCTTCAAAGCAGTGTAAATAGTCATGCCCACATTAAACTCTACCCAGGTAAAGCATTCATGCCTCCGTCTCCACCTCCTGCGTGCCGTTCGTCTctggttcaggttcagcGTCCTCCCCATCAACGTCGATAAGGGAGCCCGATGATGCTGGCTCAGTAACAAcgccttccttctctagtCGAAGATACTCTTCCCACTCAGGGAACAAGTCATCATCCGCCGGCACGCCTGGTGCGCCAGGTGGGACACCGATGAGCCGAGAGATCTTGGCCTTTCCAGATTGTTCCAACGACTCCTTCCACCTGACCACAAGCTCCGGGGCTCGGGACGGCTTGTATGTCTGGGCGAAGAGAACAGATTCAGCTAAACGGTTGGtttggacgaggaggtcgATACAACCATCGACATCTCCGAGCGACCAGAGGGTAGAGAACGCGACATTGTGAAGGCCAGCATCAGAGGCTTGCGACGCCAGCGCTTGTAGGCCTTCTCTGTTGCCACTAGCAGTATGCAGTAGCAGAAGAGAGCCAACATCTTTGGCGGAAATGAAACATTCCTGTGCCAGGGACAAATTCCAGGCTGACAAAGCAGCATCACCAACGACCTTCCACTTGTGTTCCGCATTAGCAGCACGAGCGATTTCAAGGGCAATGTCGAGGTTGTTGAGGGCAAGGGCGAGCTCAAAGCGGTGCTCTTGATCGGTTGCAACCTCCAGGGCTAATTCCTTGTATCCCTGACCTTCGAGGAACCGTGCCACCTTGTTCATCTGGTCCTGTGGGATGTCCTGGAGCAGCTCCGCTGCGAGTTCCATGTCTCCACGGAGCACGACAGTCTGGTACTCAACCATGCTGAGAGACAGAGCAAACGAGACGGCATTGACGTCCTTGTCTGCAACGTAAACTCGGCCATCACGAGGTAGGTATCCCAAAACATACATTGGCTGATCAAAGTGTGAGATCGTATACGTTTGATCGCCGACAAGGTAGTTTAGGCGATTTGTAGAATTCGTGTAGATGAAGCAGTCTCCAACCCATTGACCTGTCCTGACAGATTCATTGACATCGGTGACAACTTCGAAGGCAGACTCAACACCATCCTCGTCAGCCTCACCCGCATTCAACCCGTTGATATAATTCTCTCGAGAAAATCGCAGAACATAGAATGTGTCATCACAAGCAAGGGTTACCAATTCTCCAGACTCAGACCAATAGACCTAATGAAAATATCAGCTTGCTGACGATAGGGTGAGAATGTTTCAGGGAACACGCTTACGTTCCGCGGCTCAACCTCAATACGTCGAACTAGGTTTCCAGTCTCCCAATCGAACATACCGATACCCCCCTGTCCTCGAACACCAAGCAGAACACCGCCCGTAAGGCCTTCGGCCTGGAAACCTACATCGAGGCCACCGCTCACCTCCTTGAAgttcttgaagatcttgaCACTCGTAGCCGACTCGCGAATAGCATAGTCGTTGCTGTTATCTTTTGAGCCCCAAGCAAAGTCCAAAGCTTGCCCAAAAGCCTTGTTTCTCCAAGCCAGGGCGGTGTAAATGATATATTCGCCATCCCCACAGACGGAAACAAAGCGCCCATTGGGTGAGTGTGACAGTGTCTGAGGGTACACTTCACATGAGCCTAAATCCTTGGTAGGAAGAGAAATCGGTGCTCCATCCTTGACGCTAGTATCTCCACCCTTGATGACGGTGGAAACTACCTCATTGTGCCGCGCCCACACAATCTTTCCGGAACCATCCATGGAAACAGCTGGTTCTTCTCTGCCCATCTTCACTACTACTGCACCATCGTCAAAGCCAAGTGCAACACCTTGCTTGCCGCGTTGGTATGAAACACACCAAGCTCTCTCTAAGCCGTAACTCAGAGATTGCTCCAGTCTATAAGTGTTGGCGTGCCATATCTTGATGGTTCCATCTTCAGACCCAGAGATAATGACAGGCAATTCAGGATGATAACAAGCGAAAGAGACATTGCTCGTGTGTCCTTCCAGAGTTGCAATTAGTGCCTTGGTGGTGTAATCCCAGACCTTTACAGTCTTATCATCCGAAGTAGTGAGAAGGTATGGCTTATCGGCCTGCGGATAGTAGTCAACATGGTTAACACCTTTCGTTTCGTGGGCCTCGAGCGTGAAATTGGCGTGTGGTGAACCCAGGCTCCAGATTTTAACAGTCCGATCCAGACACGCAGACGCGAATGTGTTTGTATCCTTGGGGTTGATTGCTAGCCCCATCACATAGTGGCTGTGGCCCTCGTACACCTGCACACACTTCCATCCCTTCTCCCAATCCCATAACTTAATCGTCATGTCATCGGAAGCTGTAAGCACGAATGGCTGTGTCGGATGAACTGCGATGGAACGAATGTAATCTGGATGCGCCTCGAATGAGGCAATCTTCTCGGAGGTGTTGTAATTGTAGATGCGAAGCTGGAAATCGTCTGAACCACAGACGATCCAGTTCTTACGAGCAATAAATCGCCCAGCTCGGACAGGGACATCGGTAAGTTCGAAGGTTTTAATGATCGACTAGTAAAAGGGGCAGTCAGATATCGATCAATGGTTTCTTTTGAGCGGGATACCTACCTGAGTCTCATAAGACCATATGTATACATGACCTACACATGTTGATCAGCATGAACAACTAAACGCACATGCTGAAATTCAGCCACGAACCGCTGTATAATGTTGTCAAAATCTATGGCCGTTAGCATAATGCAGCCCCCCAGTGTACAGATAACTTACCCATGGCTCTGTCGGGTGGAAGTCAATGCCCTTCACTCGCTCCGAGCGAGCGAAGAGTTGTCTCTGGATTCAATGCTCTTGTCAGCAGGAGCTCCCAATCGCAGTGATATATGCAGCAGAAATGTCGCCATTGTCCCAGAGTATGCAATCATGATGTTCAAGTCAAGGCCGTACCTTGATATCCAATCTCATGTTGTGATGGGGAAAGGAGTATCGCAACTATGTGCGGCGTCGGAGGTGATCGATCAGGGAGGGGAGCCAGGCCACGAGCCGTTCTAACAGCCCAGCCCGGAATTGCAGAAAACTTTCGGCAAAAGTATAGTTCGACGGCGAAATATAAGCACAAGAGAGAGCAGCCGAGGGGAGAAGCCTTGTAGAACGTCGACGGGACTCCAGCGATGTGTCCACAAGGAGACGGCAATAATCCCGCCAAATCGCCCATCCGCAGTGGACGACCTAGCGATGCTCCTCTCACCGCCTACGATTCTAGTCATCTTTGGCTCCAGCTTCACCACTATCATATAGCGAGCAGGTGCGATAATCACATGGAGCCGGATTCATTCTATTTGTTTGACCTTGCTGGTTGCGGTACCGACTTCATAAGTGCAGTAATGAGTCAATTGCGAAGCCCGAGCTCTCATGCGAGTATAAATTTGCAATCCAGTGGACTGAAAAACAGCGAACACAAACTAAATTTGAAACAATGAGTGTATGTGACTACAAAAAGTATAATTGTCACATTTGCGTCCAACCCAATGGACACCGTCGGCTAATAAGTACAAGTAATTTGTGGTTCTATTGATCATTCATGGTAGCAACAATCCTTTAATCCGTTTTGCGTTCAAAGTAAGTCCACTGACCAGGTCTAGGcttctcttcaagctcctcccaaCTACAAAGGCATCAGTTAGGACAATAACCTGCTATCAGGGATCGCGTATGAAAACTTACGACTTGGACTTGTACAGCTCGTCCACAAGCTTCAATTCACCCTCGGCGACTTGAATGACTTCTTCAATGAGGCCAGCaccaatcttcttctcaattTCGGCGATCCTGCGAAGATTTTGTCAGTCTGTCGCTCTACGACTCGGAAAGCGAATCAACTTACTGGTCAGCGTCCAGGGCCGGTTCATTCTCCCACTTCATCTGCTTAGTGTGGAAGTCCGATTTGGCGTCCGCAGCAGAGGAGGTAGCTTCCTCAATTTCCTTCTCCCAGCGCGCCTGTTGTTCCGCCGTGCGAGCAGGGCCTTCCGTAGTTGGTTCCAACTTTTCTCCATCCCACTCTTCTCCACGGGGGTTATCGCTGTTGTCGTCACGTTGAATTGCAGCATAGGAACCGTCTGCCAGACGTAGGGAAGCAAATCGCTCGGGCTCGGCGGcaacagccttcttcacGCGTTCCAACCAAGCTTCGTATCCGGCCGGCTTCGTCGACTCGACGATCTGCAAGCGGTGACGAGTCAATGCCTCAGTGGCCTGGCGGTAGGCGGAAGATTCGGGGAAGGCCTTAAGTTTCTCCAGTGTAGATGTGTAGAGGTAGATCAGGGTCGGACGAGGGCTTGGGTGTG
It contains:
- a CDS encoding coatomer subunit beta' (transcript_id=CADANIAT00007048) codes for the protein MRLDIKRQLFARSERVKGIDFHPTEPWILTTLYSGHVYIWSYETQSIIKTFELTDVPVRAGRFIARKNWIVCGSDDFQLRIYNYNTSEKIASFEAHPDYIRSIAVHPTQPFVLTASDDMTIKLWDWEKGWKCVQVYEGHSHYVMGLAINPKDTNTFASACLDRTVKIWSLGSPHANFTLEAHETKGVNHVDYYPQADKPYLLTTSDDKTVKVWDYTTKALIATLEGHTSNVSFACYHPELPVIISGSEDGTIKIWHANTYRLEQSLSYGLERAWCVSYQRGKQGVALGFDDGAVVVKMGREEPAVSMDGSGKIVWARHNEVVSTVIKGGDTSVKDGAPISLPTKDLGSCEVYPQTLSHSPNGRFVSVCGDGEYIIYTALAWRNKAFGQALDFAWGSKDNSNDYAIRESATSVKIFKNFKEVSGGLDVGFQAEGLTGGVLLGVRGQGGIGMFDWETGNLVRRIEVEPRNVYWSESGELVTLACDDTFYVLRFSRENYINGLNAGEADEDGVESAFEVVTDVNESVRTGQWVGDCFIYTNSTNRLNYLVGDQTYTISHFDQPMYVLGYLPRDGRVYVADKDVNAVSFALSLSMVEYQTVVLRGDMELAAELLQDIPQDQMNKVARFLEGQGYKELALEVATDQEHRFELALALNNLDIALEIARAANAEHKWKVVGDAALSAWNLSLAQECFISAKDVGSLLLLHTASGNREGLQALASQASDAGLHNVAFSTLWSLGDVDGCIDLLVQTNRLAESVLFAQTYKPSRAPELVVRWKESLEQSGKAKISRLIGVPPGAPGVPADDDLFPEWEEYLRLEKEGVVTEPASSGSLIDVDGEDAEPEPETNGTQEVETEA
- a CDS encoding complex I NDUFA5 subunit family protein (transcript_id=CADANIAT00007049); its protein translation is MRATLRLLASVKPARYLEPFTPTGLTGLNTHPSPRPTLIYLYTSTLEKLKAFPESSAYRQATEALTRHRLQIVESTKPAGYEAWLERVKKAVAAEPERFASLRLADGSYAAIQRDDNSDNPRGEEWDGEKLEPTTEGPARTAEQQARWEKEIEEATSSAADAKSDFHTKQMKWENEPALDADQIAEIEKKIGAGLIEEVIQVAEGELKLVDELYKSKSWEELEEKPRPGQWTYFERKTD